From Cyanobacterium sp. T60_A2020_053, one genomic window encodes:
- the rplI gene encoding 50S ribosomal protein L9, with product MAKRLQLVLNQDVRKLGKRGDVVEVAPGYARNYLVPQGLGVFATTGVLRQVEQRRIKEQARLTAILEEAKSRKTALQTINNFVIRKQVGEEKAIFGSVTTQDVVDIIKSSAGLEVERQAISLPEIKTTGSYKAQIKLHAEVTAEINIEVAPL from the coding sequence ATGGCAAAAAGATTACAATTAGTTCTTAATCAAGATGTTCGTAAATTAGGTAAAAGAGGCGATGTCGTTGAGGTAGCGCCCGGTTATGCCCGTAATTATTTAGTACCCCAAGGTTTGGGAGTATTCGCTACTACTGGTGTATTGCGTCAAGTAGAACAAAGAAGGATAAAAGAACAAGCGCGCCTCACCGCTATCCTAGAGGAGGCAAAATCTCGCAAAACTGCTTTACAAACTATCAATAACTTTGTTATTCGTAAGCAAGTAGGGGAAGAAAAAGCGATTTTTGGTTCTGTTACCACTCAAGATGTGGTGGACATCATTAAATCTAGCGCTGGTTTAGAAGTTGAGCGTCAAGCGATTAGTTTACCTGAAATTAAAACTACTGGCAGTTATAAAGCTCAAATTAAATTACACGCTGAAGTAACTGCTGAAATTAATATTGAAGTGGCGCCTTTATAG
- a CDS encoding cation:proton antiporter, translated as MSWIKPILATATEAETANPSLVLAGVLLSLVIIYFASKLGGELCSRINLPSVLGELVGGVVIGISVLKLLVFPEGGMEATDSLIIQLLQTTANLTPGESGLVFDSISEVISVLSELGVIILLFEIGLESDLKELIKVGPSAAIVAVVGVTAPFALGTAGLVYLFGLPLIPSVFAGAALTATSIGITAKVLAELGKLSSKEGQIIIGAAVLDDILGIIVLAVVGSLVKTGEIQINQVIILIVSAATFLIGTILIGRLITPALVGLVNQMKTRGQILITGIIFAFILAYIANVIQLEGILGAFAAGLVLAETDKQKELEEQIIPVADLFVPIFFVCVGARTDLGVLNPAIPSNREGLIIASFLIVVAIVGKVVAGFSIWGQPNINKLAVGVGMVPRGEVGLVFAGVGSASGALSPATEAAIIVMVIATTFVAPPLLKAVFKDEAEVVESEAK; from the coding sequence ATGTCTTGGATTAAGCCAATTTTAGCCACTGCCACAGAAGCAGAAACCGCTAACCCTTCCTTAGTATTAGCAGGAGTATTGTTAAGTTTAGTCATTATCTACTTTGCCAGTAAACTAGGAGGAGAACTTTGTTCAAGAATCAATCTTCCCTCCGTCTTAGGCGAATTAGTAGGCGGTGTAGTAATTGGTATTTCCGTTCTTAAACTGTTAGTTTTTCCCGAAGGAGGCATGGAAGCTACCGATTCATTAATCATTCAGCTATTGCAAACCACCGCTAATCTTACTCCCGGCGAAAGCGGTTTAGTATTTGATAGCATAAGCGAAGTTATTTCCGTCTTATCAGAATTAGGAGTAATTATCCTCCTATTTGAAATTGGCTTAGAATCAGACTTAAAAGAATTAATCAAAGTTGGACCTTCTGCCGCCATCGTCGCAGTAGTCGGAGTAACAGCGCCCTTCGCCCTAGGCACAGCCGGATTAGTTTATCTCTTTGGCTTACCGTTAATCCCTTCCGTTTTTGCAGGGGCAGCACTTACCGCCACCAGTATCGGTATTACCGCCAAAGTATTAGCAGAATTAGGCAAATTAAGCTCCAAAGAAGGACAAATTATCATCGGCGCCGCCGTTTTAGACGATATTCTCGGTATCATCGTTTTAGCTGTTGTCGGTAGCTTAGTCAAAACTGGAGAAATACAAATCAATCAAGTTATTATCCTTATCGTCAGTGCCGCCACCTTTTTGATTGGCACAATTTTAATCGGTAGATTAATCACCCCAGCCTTAGTAGGTTTAGTTAATCAAATGAAAACCAGAGGGCAAATATTAATCACAGGAATTATTTTTGCCTTCATTTTGGCTTACATTGCTAACGTTATCCAATTAGAAGGAATTTTAGGCGCATTTGCTGCCGGTTTAGTCTTAGCAGAAACCGACAAACAAAAAGAATTAGAAGAACAAATTATCCCCGTTGCTGATTTATTCGTGCCGATTTTCTTTGTGTGTGTGGGCGCTAGAACAGATTTAGGCGTATTAAATCCAGCTATTCCTAGCAATAGAGAAGGTTTAATTATTGCTTCTTTCTTAATTGTTGTTGCTATTGTCGGTAAAGTTGTCGCTGGTTTTAGTATCTGGGGGCAACCTAATATCAACAAACTTGCCGTTGGTGTGGGCATGGTGCCAAGGGGAGAAGTGGGCTTAGTATTTGCAGGAGTTGGCTCTGCCAGTGGTGCTTTATCCCCTGCCACCGAAGCGGCTATTATTGTCATGGTAATTGCAACCACCTTTGTAGCGCCCCCCTTACTAAAAGCTGTCTTTAAAGATGAAGCCGAAGTGGTGGAATCGGAAGCAAAATAA
- a CDS encoding ATP-dependent zinc protease, with protein sequence MKNQSNNLGIIGWREYISFPEFQVDSIKAKIDTGAKTSALHAFNVHLVEIEGKNVVNFEIHPLQKNNHLIVKASAPFTEYREIKNSGGKVEKRPVITTSITMGKYQWQIELTLTNRDTMGFRMLLGRDAVKNRFLVHCGKSFLTSY encoded by the coding sequence ATGAAAAATCAAAGTAATAATTTAGGGATTATTGGTTGGCGTGAATATATTTCTTTTCCTGAGTTTCAGGTTGATTCGATTAAGGCAAAGATTGATACGGGCGCTAAAACATCGGCTTTACACGCTTTCAATGTTCATTTAGTAGAAATAGAGGGCAAAAATGTGGTCAATTTTGAGATTCATCCTTTACAAAAAAATAATCACTTAATTGTTAAGGCTTCAGCGCCCTTCACCGAATATCGAGAGATCAAAAATTCGGGAGGAAAAGTAGAAAAACGCCCCGTTATTACTACATCGATTACCATGGGAAAATATCAATGGCAAATTGAATTAACTTTGACTAATCGAGATACCATGGGATTTAGAATGTTGTTGGGTCGAGATGCTGTTAAAAATCGCTTTTTAGTTCATTGTGGTAAATCTTTTCTAACAAGTTACTAA
- the rplU gene encoding 50S ribosomal protein L21 — translation MTYAIIEICGKQLKVEPGRFYELDRFDMEVDEELTVDKVLLLNHEGDIQVGQPYVEGASINGTILRHSRGRKVIVYKMQPKKKTRKKRGHRQELSRLMINSISLNGNVIAEKSAEESSQEVILQG, via the coding sequence ATGACTTACGCAATTATCGAAATTTGCGGTAAACAACTAAAAGTTGAACCCGGCAGATTTTATGAATTAGATCGATTTGACATGGAAGTTGATGAAGAATTAACGGTAGATAAGGTTTTATTACTCAATCATGAGGGGGATATCCAAGTAGGACAACCTTATGTGGAGGGCGCTTCCATCAACGGCACAATTTTACGCCATAGCCGGGGTAGAAAAGTGATTGTTTATAAAATGCAACCTAAAAAGAAAACCCGTAAAAAAAGAGGGCATAGACAAGAATTAAGTCGTTTAATGATTAATTCTATCAGTCTCAACGGTAATGTTATCGCCGAAAAATCAGCAGAAGAAAGTAGCCAAGAAGTTATTTTACAAGGCTAA
- the rpmA gene encoding 50S ribosomal protein L27, whose protein sequence is MAHKKGTGSTRNGRDSNSKRLGVKRYGGETVKAGNIIIRQRGTKVHPGENVGRGSDDTLFALIPGVVKFEYKSRSQKKVSVYPIEVSAS, encoded by the coding sequence ATGGCACATAAAAAGGGTACAGGTAGTACCAGAAACGGAAGAGATTCTAATTCTAAGCGCTTAGGCGTAAAACGTTACGGTGGTGAAACTGTTAAAGCTGGTAATATTATCATCCGTCAACGTGGTACAAAAGTTCACCCGGGTGAAAATGTCGGTAGAGGTAGTGATGATACTCTCTTTGCTTTAATTCCGGGTGTTGTTAAGTTTGAGTATAAATCACGCTCTCAGAAAAAAGTTAGCGTTTATCCTATTGAAGTATCTGCTTCTTAG
- a CDS encoding YqeG family HAD IIIA-type phosphatase, with translation MSKTLLLQPDLVLGDTVIHLTPEVIRAKNLRGLVLDVDETLIPFRESELSPELLQWVTEIRPFVDLWLVSNNLSRNRIGNIADALNVPYIFGAGKPSRKKLRQAVEAMKHPVNQVAMVGDRIFTDVLAGNRLGMFTILVEPMVVNVESSADNFFSIRNFEVWFSQKIGISLYKS, from the coding sequence ATGTCAAAAACTCTTTTATTACAACCAGATTTAGTATTGGGAGATACTGTTATTCATTTAACCCCAGAAGTAATCCGAGCAAAAAATCTCAGAGGATTAGTATTAGATGTGGATGAAACTCTTATACCTTTTCGAGAAAGTGAATTATCTCCAGAATTATTACAATGGGTGACAGAAATTCGTCCTTTTGTTGATTTATGGTTAGTGAGTAATAATTTGAGTCGCAATCGTATTGGTAATATTGCTGATGCCTTGAATGTACCATATATATTTGGAGCGGGAAAGCCCTCACGAAAAAAACTTCGTCAAGCGGTGGAAGCAATGAAACATCCAGTTAATCAAGTGGCAATGGTGGGAGATCGAATTTTTACGGATGTTTTAGCTGGTAATCGGTTAGGAATGTTTACTATATTAGTTGAACCGATGGTTGTTAATGTCGAAAGTTCAGCAGATAACTTTTTTTCTATCCGTAATTTTGAAGTATGGTTTTCTCAAAAAATTGGAATTTCTCTTTATAAAAGTTAA
- a CDS encoding response regulator has product MTTILIVEDDPINLKVFSKILSKRGGFDIIGTENVKEIIDVTTSGKVDLILMDVSLSNSFYDDKPVDGIRITQLIKADQISENIPVILITAHAMQGDKEYFLELSGADGYITKPIVSQDEFVSQIKSFLSLT; this is encoded by the coding sequence ATGACAACGATTTTAATTGTAGAAGATGACCCTATTAATCTTAAAGTTTTTAGTAAAATTTTAAGTAAAAGGGGCGGATTTGATATTATTGGCACGGAAAACGTTAAGGAAATAATTGATGTTACTACATCAGGAAAGGTAGATTTAATATTAATGGATGTATCTTTATCTAATAGTTTTTATGATGATAAACCTGTTGATGGCATTAGAATTACTCAATTAATTAAAGCTGATCAAATCAGTGAAAATATCCCTGTAATTTTGATTACCGCCCATGCTATGCAGGGAGATAAAGAGTATTTTTTGGAGTTGAGTGGCGCTGATGGTTATATCACTAAACCCATTGTTAGTCAAGATGAATTTGTGAGTCAAATTAAATCTTTTCTCTCATTAACTTAA
- a CDS encoding DASH family cryptochrome, translating into MAKNVLIWFRNDLRIHDQECIYQAIENKANNILPLYCFDDRSYSKTSFGFDKTGQFRAKFIIESVADLQKSLQKLGSDLIIRKGKTEDIISEIAQQYHIDEVYFSEEATAEEIKIEKKLTRKLEQHNIKVKTFWQSTLYYPEDLPFTIDNLPDLFTNFRKQVEKKSEVYEPFKTPEKLPSLPNIDLGKIPTLKELGHDNFKVSELGVLKFIGGETEALKRLEYYLWDSDLISKYKETRNGMLGGDYSSKFSAWLACGCISPRLIYTEIEKYEVERVKNDSTYWLIFELLWRDFFRFTTLKYGSKIFLKSGLQQFDFPWQENWQLFELWTEGKTGYPLIDANMRELKTTGFMSNRGRQNVASFLTKNLGINWQMGAEWFESLLIDYDVCSNWGNWNYTAGVGNDARAFRYFNIPKQSKDYDYKGDYLRHWLPEIAPVKGEKIHEPWQLSPEEQKRYKVQLGVDYPRPIVDFFKSVKHNEKVYLGASK; encoded by the coding sequence ATGGCAAAAAATGTTTTAATTTGGTTTCGTAATGATTTAAGAATCCACGATCAAGAATGTATTTATCAAGCCATAGAAAATAAAGCCAACAATATTTTACCCTTATATTGTTTTGATGATCGTAGCTACAGTAAAACTTCCTTTGGTTTTGATAAAACAGGTCAATTTAGAGCAAAATTCATCATCGAAAGTGTAGCAGATTTACAAAAATCTTTACAAAAATTAGGTAGTGACTTAATTATTAGAAAAGGTAAAACAGAAGATATTATTAGCGAAATTGCTCAACAATATCATATTGACGAAGTATATTTTTCAGAAGAAGCTACCGCAGAAGAAATTAAAATCGAAAAAAAATTAACTAGAAAATTAGAACAACACAACATTAAAGTAAAAACTTTTTGGCAAAGTACCCTTTATTATCCCGAAGATTTACCCTTTACCATTGATAACTTACCAGATTTATTTACTAACTTTCGTAAACAAGTAGAGAAAAAAAGCGAAGTATATGAACCTTTTAAAACTCCTGAAAAATTACCATCATTACCTAATATCGACTTAGGAAAAATACCTACTTTAAAAGAATTAGGACATGATAATTTTAAAGTCAGCGAATTAGGAGTATTAAAATTTATTGGTGGAGAAACTGAAGCCTTAAAAAGATTAGAATATTACCTTTGGGATAGTGATTTAATCAGTAAATATAAAGAAACTAGAAACGGAATGTTAGGAGGTGACTATTCATCAAAATTCTCAGCTTGGTTAGCTTGTGGTTGCATTTCTCCTCGCTTAATTTATACAGAAATCGAAAAATATGAAGTAGAAAGAGTTAAAAATGATTCTACTTATTGGCTAATATTTGAATTATTGTGGCGTGATTTTTTCCGTTTTACTACCTTGAAATATGGCTCAAAAATATTTCTTAAATCTGGTTTACAACAATTTGATTTTCCTTGGCAGGAAAATTGGCAATTATTTGAATTATGGACTGAAGGAAAAACGGGTTATCCCCTCATTGATGCTAACATGAGAGAATTAAAAACCACTGGTTTTATGTCTAATCGAGGACGACAAAATGTCGCTAGTTTTTTAACAAAAAATCTCGGTATAAATTGGCAGATGGGCGCTGAGTGGTTCGAGTCTTTGTTAATTGATTATGATGTGTGTAGTAATTGGGGTAATTGGAATTACACCGCCGGGGTGGGTAATGATGCACGAGCATTCCGTTATTTTAATATTCCCAAACAATCTAAAGACTATGATTATAAAGGGGATTATCTACGCCATTGGTTGCCAGAAATAGCGCCCGTCAAAGGAGAGAAAATCCATGAACCTTGGCAATTATCCCCAGAAGAGCAAAAAAGATATAAAGTACAATTAGGGGTAGATTACCCTCGTCCCATAGTGGACTTTTTTAAGTCTGTTAAACATAATGAGAAAGTTTATTTGGGTGCTAGTAAATGA
- a CDS encoding methionine gamma-lyase family protein, whose amino-acid sequence MVNSSAIINQAIETLNPTFQAIDLHIKKNLEKVLQAFREYKVGVHHFSSVTGYGHDDLGREVLDQVYARVMGAPHAGVRVQIVSGTHAIASCLFGVLRPGDEMLAVAGHPYDTLEEVIGIRGEKQGSLKDFNIGYRELALTPDGKIDWQNLSTAIKSNTKLVLIQRSCGYSWRESLSISDIAQIIEIVKGQNPETVCFVDNCYGEFIDTVEPTAVGADLMAGSLIKNPGGTIVTAGGYIAGNGELVERALCRVTAPGIGSSGGATFDQNRLLFQGLFLAPQMVGEAMKSSHLIATVFDKLGYEVNPSPFAPRRDTIQAVKFKEGRALIAFCRTIQKYSPVGSYLDPIPAPMPGYESDLIMAGGTFIDGSTSELSADGPLREPYIAFCQGGTHWTHTAIALEAVLAEL is encoded by the coding sequence ATGGTTAATTCTTCAGCAATAATCAATCAGGCAATCGAAACATTAAATCCGACTTTTCAAGCTATAGATTTACATATCAAAAAAAACTTAGAAAAAGTATTACAAGCCTTCCGAGAATATAAAGTCGGTGTTCATCATTTTAGCAGTGTTACGGGCTACGGTCATGATGATTTGGGTCGAGAAGTATTAGATCAGGTGTACGCTAGGGTGATGGGCGCCCCTCACGCCGGGGTGAGAGTGCAGATTGTTTCCGGCACTCATGCCATCGCTTCTTGTTTGTTTGGGGTATTGCGCCCGGGTGATGAAATGTTGGCGGTGGCTGGACATCCTTATGATACTTTAGAGGAAGTTATCGGCATCAGGGGAGAAAAACAAGGTTCTTTAAAGGATTTTAACATCGGTTATCGTGAATTGGCACTAACTCCAGATGGTAAAATTGATTGGCAAAATCTCTCTACTGCCATCAAATCTAACACTAAATTAGTTTTGATTCAGCGCTCTTGCGGTTACAGTTGGCGTGAGAGTTTATCTATTTCTGATATAGCACAAATTATCGAAATTGTCAAGGGTCAAAATCCTGAAACGGTGTGTTTTGTGGATAATTGTTATGGGGAATTTATCGATACCGTTGAACCGACGGCGGTGGGCGCTGATTTGATGGCTGGTTCATTGATCAAAAATCCGGGAGGGACGATTGTGACGGCGGGGGGATACATTGCCGGTAATGGTGAGTTGGTGGAGAGGGCGCTATGTCGAGTTACAGCGCCCGGCATCGGTAGCAGTGGGGGGGCGACTTTCGACCAAAATCGGCTGTTATTTCAAGGGTTATTTTTAGCACCGCAAATGGTGGGGGAAGCCATGAAAAGTTCTCACCTGATTGCCACAGTATTTGACAAGTTAGGTTATGAAGTCAATCCGTCACCTTTTGCCCCTCGTCGTGATACCATTCAAGCCGTGAAGTTTAAAGAGGGGAGGGCGCTTATTGCTTTTTGTCGTACCATTCAGAAATATTCCCCCGTGGGCTCGTATCTTGACCCTATTCCAGCGCCCATGCCCGGCTATGAAAGCGACTTGATTATGGCAGGAGGTACTTTTATTGATGGTAGTACATCTGAACTATCTGCTGATGGTCCATTGCGAGAGCCTTATATTGCTTTTTGTCAAGGAGGAACTCATTGGACTCATACCGCCATTGCTTTAGAAGCTGTCTTGGCTGAATTGTAA
- a CDS encoding Hpt domain-containing protein, with amino-acid sequence MDGGNNEKIVGYFIEEAKEHLETIEKGILDLSSVIDDEESVNELFRAAHSIKGGAAMLGFTSIQTTAHRLEDAFKIIKDQTIKPDQTLESLFLKAYDILQDLLERLQGPFGLKEEEGESIIQAASPHFTELQNYLQQLVDGDIPTAPKITSAQVKNSAQSLSSIPVNEIVMEIRPLLQRMLAIFKQESTTENRQQLQGLCDRLVALAPEENGWQNLLKCCQKAIGNPKHSYRLLAPVVIKEIKLAGDCLEVGKGAEIAPSQGLEQLAQAKTPQILLSLDPETAATTLTQVFNRDQLSKLVRLLQATG; translated from the coding sequence GTGGATGGTGGCAACAATGAAAAAATAGTCGGCTACTTTATCGAAGAAGCCAAAGAGCATTTAGAAACCATAGAAAAAGGCATATTAGACTTATCCTCAGTCATTGACGATGAAGAAAGCGTTAACGAACTGTTTAGGGCAGCGCACTCCATCAAAGGGGGCGCAGCTATGTTAGGTTTTACCAGTATCCAAACTACGGCGCACCGTCTCGAAGATGCTTTCAAGATTATTAAAGATCAAACCATCAAGCCTGATCAAACTTTAGAAAGTTTATTTTTAAAAGCCTACGATATTTTACAAGACTTACTAGAACGTTTACAAGGACCTTTTGGCTTAAAAGAAGAAGAAGGAGAAAGCATTATTCAAGCCGCCAGTCCTCATTTTACAGAATTACAAAACTATTTACAGCAGTTGGTGGATGGTGATATTCCTACCGCTCCAAAAATTACCTCCGCACAAGTTAAAAATTCCGCTCAGTCTCTTAGTTCTATTCCCGTTAATGAGATTGTTATGGAAATTAGACCGTTATTGCAACGTATGTTGGCAATTTTTAAACAGGAATCCACCACCGAAAATCGTCAACAGTTACAAGGATTATGTGATCGTCTCGTTGCCCTTGCACCGGAAGAAAATGGTTGGCAGAATTTACTCAAATGTTGTCAAAAAGCCATCGGTAATCCTAAGCATTCCTATCGTTTACTAGCGCCCGTCGTCATCAAGGAAATAAAACTAGCTGGGGATTGTTTAGAAGTGGGGAAGGGCGCTGAAATTGCGCCATCTCAAGGTTTAGAACAGTTAGCACAGGCAAAAACTCCCCAAATTTTACTTAGTTTAGACCCGGAAACTGCCGCCACAACTTTAACTCAAGTGTTTAATCGAGATCAGTTGTCTAAATTAGTCCGTTTGTTACAAGCTACGGGCTAA
- a CDS encoding DNA phosphorothioation-associated protein 4: protein MSLRVRIAQDKAPLVLCLVHSHNHPEGVFSTYADLMAFAAAVGTKYHYRQPLESIAKEPSPISLEVFISRGYDLLIKMIAITETKNPQIISPHYPNGEEERVVIFEEYANGGLSQLSEQVKGAVSYQERILLWLNQHRAMNTSAPEDFDLTRFLS, encoded by the coding sequence ATGTCATTGAGAGTCCGAATCGCACAGGATAAAGCGCCCCTCGTCCTATGCCTGGTCCATAGCCATAACCATCCAGAAGGGGTTTTTTCTACCTATGCCGATCTAATGGCATTTGCCGCCGCCGTAGGTACAAAATATCACTATCGTCAACCCCTAGAAAGTATAGCGAAAGAGCCTTCTCCCATCAGTTTAGAGGTGTTTATCAGTCGTGGTTATGATTTATTAATCAAAATGATCGCTATTACCGAAACCAAAAACCCGCAAATTATTTCTCCCCATTATCCTAACGGCGAAGAAGAAAGGGTAGTGATTTTTGAAGAATACGCTAATGGTGGTTTAAGTCAATTATCTGAACAGGTGAAGGGCGCTGTTAGCTATCAAGAACGAATTTTGTTATGGTTAAATCAACATCGTGCCATGAATACTTCAGCCCCAGAAGACTTTGACCTCACTCGCTTTCTTAGTTAA
- a CDS encoding EI24 domain-containing protein, with translation MLKNIISGFGFLTGFFYPFQALNLIAKNKSLWQYLIIPILINIIIGIITYLLILQPSLNLWETVVNNLVISLQEFIKNLPQWLNILIIITNFISSIIRGLLLIVMFIVIGIIIAQFGGVLGAPWYGKLSEKIEVIKRGQLEIIEIDPLQDIVRAILFELKKILLSIIVGLPLFLLNFIPAVGNVISVYGGSMLTITIVCLDFLDATLERKRLKFREKLTFVFKEFPRTFGFGLACLIMISIPLLNLIIVPMCVCAGTLLVCDRHRSVT, from the coding sequence ATGCTGAAAAATATTATTAGTGGATTTGGCTTTTTGACAGGTTTTTTTTATCCTTTTCAAGCTCTTAATCTTATTGCTAAAAATAAATCCTTATGGCAATACTTAATTATTCCTATATTAATCAATATTATTATCGGAATAATCACATATTTATTAATATTGCAACCTAGCTTAAACTTATGGGAAACTGTAGTTAATAATTTAGTTATTTCCTTGCAAGAATTTATTAAAAACCTTCCTCAGTGGTTAAATATTTTAATTATTATAACTAATTTTATTAGTTCGATTATTAGGGGATTATTATTAATAGTTATGTTTATTGTCATTGGGATTATTATTGCTCAATTTGGAGGGGTGTTGGGGGCGCCGTGGTATGGTAAACTATCAGAAAAAATCGAAGTTATTAAACGAGGACAATTAGAAATTATTGAAATTGATCCTTTACAAGATATAGTTCGAGCTATTTTATTTGAATTAAAGAAAATCTTATTATCTATCATAGTAGGCTTACCCTTATTTTTATTAAATTTTATTCCAGCCGTAGGTAATGTTATCTCTGTTTATGGGGGATCAATGTTAACAATTACCATAGTTTGCTTAGATTTTTTAGACGCTACTTTAGAACGAAAAAGATTAAAATTTAGAGAAAAATTAACCTTTGTTTTTAAAGAATTTCCCCGTACTTTTGGTTTTGGATTAGCCTGTTTAATTATGATTAGTATTCCTCTATTAAACTTGATTATTGTCCCTATGTGTGTGTGCGCTGGAACTTTATTAGTGTGTGATCGACATAGATCGGTTACCTAA
- the ndk gene encoding nucleoside-diphosphate kinase — protein sequence MERTFLMIKPDGVQRNLVGEVIKRLENKGFSLVGLKLMSVSRELAEKHYDVHKERPFFGDLVEFIISSPVVAMVWEGDGVVASARKIIGATNPLSAEPGTIRGDFGVSIGRNLIHGSDAIETAQREISLWFGDEELVSWEKCQKSWLYE from the coding sequence ATGGAACGTACTTTTTTAATGATTAAACCCGATGGTGTACAACGTAACCTCGTGGGAGAAGTAATTAAACGCCTAGAAAATAAAGGTTTTAGCCTTGTAGGTTTAAAATTGATGAGTGTTTCTCGTGAATTAGCGGAGAAACATTATGATGTTCATAAAGAGCGCCCATTTTTCGGTGATTTAGTAGAATTTATTATTTCTTCTCCTGTGGTAGCAATGGTATGGGAAGGTGATGGCGTGGTGGCTTCCGCTCGTAAAATTATTGGTGCTACTAATCCTCTTAGCGCTGAACCGGGTACAATTAGGGGCGATTTTGGTGTTAGTATTGGACGTAACCTCATTCATGGCTCTGATGCTATTGAAACCGCCCAAAGAGAGATTAGTCTTTGGTTTGGTGATGAAGAGTTGGTAAGCTGGGAAAAATGTCAAAAATCTTGGCTTTATGAGTAA